Proteins from one Mus caroli chromosome 3, CAROLI_EIJ_v1.1, whole genome shotgun sequence genomic window:
- the Gja5 gene encoding gap junction alpha-5 protein isoform X2, whose protein sequence is MGDWSFLGEFLEEVHKHSTVIGKVWLTVLFIFRMLVLGTAAESSWGDEQADFRCDTIQPGCQNVCYDQAFPISHIRYWVLQIIFVSTPSLVYMGHAMHTVRMQEKQKLRDAEKAKEAHRTGAYEYPVAEKAELSCWKEVDGKIVLQGTLLNTYVCTILIRTTMEVAFIVGQYLLYGIFLDTLHVCRRSPCPHPVNCYVSRPTEKNVFIVFMMAVAGLSLFLSLAELYHLGWKKIRQRFGKSRQGVDKHQLPGPPTSLVQSLTPPPDFNQCLKNSPSEKFFSDFSNNMGSRKNADALATEEVPNQEQIPGEGFIHMHYSQKPEYASGASAGHRLPQGYHSDKRRLSKASSKARSDDLSV, encoded by the coding sequence ATGGGTGACTGGAGCTTCCTGGGGGAGTTCCTGGAGGAGGTCCACAAGCACTCCACAGTCATCGGCAAGGTCTGGCTCACTGTCCTGTTCATTTTCCGCATGCTGGTCCTGGGCACCGCTGCCGAGTCCTCCTGGGGAGATGAGCAGGCCGACTTCCGGTGCGATACCATTCAACCTGGTTGCCAAAATGTCTGCTATGACCAAGCCTTCCCCATCTCCCACATTCGTTATTGGGTACTGCAGATCATCTTTGTGTCCACGCCTTCTCTAGTGTACATGGGCCATGCCATGCACACTGTGCGCATGCAGGAAAAGCAGAAATTGCGGGATGCTGAGAAAGCTAAAGAGGCCCACCGCACTGGTGCCTATGAGTACCCAGTAGCCGAAAAGGCCGAGCTGTCCTGCTGGAAGGAAGTAGACGGGAAGATTGTCCTCCAGGGCACCTTACTCAACACCTATGTCTGCACCATTCTGATCCGCACCACCATGGAGGTGGCCTTCATCGTAGGCCAGTACCTCCTCTATGGGATCTTCCTGGATACCCTGCATGTCTGCCGCAGGAGTCCCTGTCCCCACCCAGTCAACTGTTACGTTTCGAGGCCCACGGAGAAGAATGTCTTCATTGTCTTTATGATGGCTGTGGCTGgactgtctctgtttctcagcCTGGCTGAACTCTACCACCTGGGCTGGAAGAAGATCCGACAGCGCTTTGGCAAGTCACGGCAGGGTGTGGACAAGCACCAGCTGCCTGGCCCTCCCACCAGCCTCGTCCAGAGCCTCACTCCTCCCCCTGACTTCAATCAATGCCTAAAGAACAGCCCCAGCGAGAAATTCTTCAGCGACTTCAGTAATAACATGGGCTCCCGGAAGAATGCAGACGCTCTGGCCACTGAGGAAGTGCCAAACCAGGAGCAGATTCCAGGGGAAGGCTTCATCCACATGCACTATAGCCAGAAGCCAGAGTACGCCAGTGGAGCCTCTGCGGGCCACCGCCTTCCTCAGGGCTACCATAGTGACAAACGGCGCCTTAGTAAGGCCAGCAGCAAAGCAAGGTCAGATGACCTGTCAGTGTGA